AGGAGGCGTTCGATGTAACTTTTCTTTTATGATTACTATTGATAATCCTTTCTTTGTGAAGGGAATTTACTTTGTTTCCAACTGCTTTGCTTTGTAATATACTCAAAcagtagtgtttttttttttaatattactgCCTTGCCACAAgagaccaggcgtctccatgtcgaaaataataaaatatgtgTAAGCTCGATGTTAgttgtttattgttgtaaAACAATTCACATTAATGCGTATTACTTAAAACTGTTTGTTTATAAAGGTGTAcccattaaatatttcattctaacgaatttagtttgattttttgtacaaagtgctaggcgtctccatttaaagtttttctttaaagCACATCGTTcacattttgtttgaaaatcggaaattttatgtaaaaaagcGCCGTTAATGCCATCACCCGGTTGCCAGGTTTGTTTCGGGGTTAAATTCTTGAAAGAAAATTTGTCCTGCTGACTTTCCACGTATTCGCTTTTGACGCAGCGGACTCTTGTCCGCTAGCGAGCGTTTCTCGTCGGCTGGCAAATTAACACGTGGCTGCTTACCTGTTGCCTTCAGGTTCGCTTCCACTCTGCGGTCACTTTTGATGATGAGTGAACAGCGTGCGGTAAAAGGTGCAAACAAAGTTAGCCTTCAGCTCGTCTGCATTCTACACAGAGCAAACGTAGCGGCATCGGTTGCACAACAATGGATCATCAAGGCGTTagagtaaaacaaaatcacataGAAAAACACAGGAAATTTGTATTATTCAGGTTGAAAAGCGGTTAGTTATTtcgtatttaaattaaatattttcccagtaaacattagaaaaagcataaaaaatgtatataaagGAACACTATTTTTCGCCCGGAAAATTATCAAGCTTAATTTGATGAAAACTACTTTAGATTCTTAAATCAGTTTTACATTTCGTGAAAGCAAGTGTACAATTTTTGTTGTGTAAAAATCCAAAAATAATCTCGTGAAAGACGAGGGAAAAAATCATTACTTTTCGTTGACAGAATCGgtaaaactaataaaacaGCATCGAACCCGGTACCATGGTGGGAAATGCAGCAGCATAAGCTCGTAAAATGTAATGGAGCAGTggattttccttctttttcctgttttaACATTGGTCATGCAGGAAGGAGCACGCATCGGTGCGGAAAATAGTCGGTCATAGTTCTGCATCGGTTGAAATAAGCTTTTGTTGGCCGGAAGGTTAACAAGCGCGAAAGGTTTCCTGCTCCTCCTCCCCATGTGCGCAAGGTTACACAGCCCAGCCGGAAACTGTTGGTTTAATGTGGCGTGCTGTTTCGTGCGGTAGCGATGATGGCTCTTGCGTTCTCGGAATGCAATGCTTCGAATGGTGAAGTGGTTTAGCTTTTTATCACCTACTCCAGACACGGGAACTAATTTGTCGGAATTTAtccccaagcaaccgttgcCTGGCATGGTACAAATCGCTTTGATGTAACGGGTTTGATGATGTTATTATACAGatagtttttcttttggaattattttcGTTAAAAGAACTCTTGAACTTGGGTAAAGTTGCATTTGGCGCTAATAATGTTAAAAACGTATCAGTTTTACGTGGTAAAGTGTATTCAAGTAACATTTGTGCAGaagattgcataactttaggcgcgtTTTATATGAATTTAACCTCATTGCTTACCGATCAACTaattatgtattttttgttgtatccTTACAGATTCTACCCTTTGGCACGGTTTAATCGAAACTCTCCCATCCCCACCTGAAAAAagtgtaaaataatttcaCTTTCAAAACATTGTCCAGCGTAGTTAGTGATTAGTGTGAGttatagcaaacaaacaaaaaacaaaccttgtGTCCTCGTGGGTCATCTCTAGCATCGATCCGTCATCAGCAAGTCTCGGCCCGGAATGCCCGGCAATAATCGTAGACCCGCCTGCCAAAGCCACCCGGTTCAATCGCGCACGGTTTGCGGTGACGATCGTGCAGTTGCAGCTGGCAACGTGTGAGTGTATTGTGAAGCGATGCGTTTGTGGCAGGTGTACAGTGGCGCCATCTGGCGCCGTTTGCTAGTGGTGACGTTCGTGTTACTGGTGCAGCTCGTTGATAGCGGCCAGATGGAGGAGCTGCAGTTGCGCAGCTCGGGCGGCGGAACCACCCGGTTCCGGGGCGGTGCGTCCGACTCATCGTCGAAGAGCAGGCAGCAAACAGGGCCGGCCTCGATGTACGCCGTGAATGATATCGAATGTCCGAGCTTTGCGGAAAATTCTGCCTGTCCGTGTTATAAGTTTGAGGATGGTAAGTTATGATTCTTTTCGCATATTGGTCTAGTCCTGATGTTGTTTAATAGCTAGTGAATAATTGTATTCGAATCAcgttataattttaattaaaaaggtgTCAAAAAAGTGGGGTGAGcattgttattttaatttttgcatatAAATTTATAACTTTTAACATATGTTACTTTAAACATTGAAGATGTATCTGAATCATTGAACAGTTTCCAACCGTAAGTGCATCTTTAAACCCCGTGCATGTGTACGTTTTAGGTTCGGTATTTGCCAGTCGTACGTGGCAGTCGAGTTTAAGTCCTTCTGGACTACTTTAAACCGAAAATGGCACAACCCCAAAACACTACCTAAATCAATGCCAGCACTGTTGTTTCAGGACAGTAAGCATTACCGGTGCCGGTTTCGCTTGGTTTTAGGGGAAAGGATGATCGATGGAGTAGCACTCCGGGAGCAGAACAAACGAATGTACAAGATGAACATTGACGCGAGCAAATTACTCTTCGCCTTCGGCTTAAGCTTTagcaaacggaacggaactgCGGTCCGTTTGCTCGGGAATGCTGGGAAAGGATGCATATCGTGGCGAAAGGACCAGAGCATGTAGCCGGCAGCATGAAACATAACAATTCCAGGATTATTCGTTCGTAGcttgtttcaattttcaaaaagCAACACATATTCGTGCTGTCTGTATGCTGACCGGAAAATCCCATGCGTCCCTTTTTGCCAAACCGACATTTCGTTTGCCCTTCCGCACAGTAAGGGGTTTCGTCATAACCGTCAGTATGGTGTAGAGAAATCGCTTCATCGCACGCAGAAGCGAGATTATGAGTAGTACGCCGGCGACAAACCCG
This window of the Anopheles moucheti chromosome X, idAnoMoucSN_F20_07, whole genome shotgun sequence genome carries:
- the LOC128306633 gene encoding uncharacterized protein LOC128306633 codes for the protein MLEDYKCTRLNGVETRGIIKLLQHNKAKVLTTTERHYTEQQSKKGNAHCVTQQRSSFRLHVKADSTLWHGLIETLPSPPEKSHRSVISKSRPGMPGNNRRPACQSHPVQSRTVCGDDRAVAAGNV